CCGCGCTGGTCTGACGCCGGACGGTTCCCGCCGGGGACGTGACGCGCTCCCGGCGGGAACCGACCGCGCGCGGCTGCGGCACGCGCCCGACGGGCCGCCCGCGCGCGCACCGATGACGCCGGCAGCGGCGATACTGGTGTGGTGCCGGTCTACCGAGATGAGGGGGTCGTCCTCCGCACCCACAAGCTGGGCGAGGCCGACCGCATCGTGACGCTGCTGACCCGGCGCCACGGCAAGGTGCGCGCCGTCGCGCGCGGCGTGCGGCGCACCGCCTCGAAGTTCGGCTCCCGGCTCGAGCCGTTCATGGTCGCCGACCTGCAGTTCTACGAGGGGCGCACGCTCGACGTCATCACGCAGGCCGAGTCGCTCGGCGCGTACGGTGCTCCCATCGCGGCCGACTACGGCAGCTACACCGCCGCGAACGTCATGGTCGAGACGGCCGACCGCCTGAGCGAGTCCGAGGCGTCGACCCCGCAGTACCTGCTGCTCGTCGGCGCGCTGCGCTCGCTGTCCAGGCGCGAGCACGGGGCATCCGCCACCCTCGACTCCTACCTGCTGCGCGCGCTGTCGATCGCGGGCTGGGCACCGAGCTTCGCCGACTGCGCCCGCTGCGGGCGGCCCGGCCCGCACACCGCCGTCGTGGTGCAGGTCGGCGGCGTGGTCTGCGACGACGACGCCCCGCCCGGTGCGCCCCGCCTCAGCGCCGAGACGATCGCCCTGCTCGGCGCCCTGCTCGAGGGCGACTGGGCGCATGCGGATGCCGCCGACGAGCGTCTCCGCTCCCAGGCCAGCGGCATCGTCGCCGCCTACACCCAGTGGCACCTCGAGCGCGGCCTGCGCTCGCTGCCGCACGTCAGCCGCGAACCGGAGCACACGTGAGTCCCAAGCCGTACACCCACAAGGACGCGGTGCCGTACCGCCCGATCGACTGGACGGGCCTCGAGCCGCCCGCGTTCCCC
This is a stretch of genomic DNA from Agromyces sp. SYSU T00194. It encodes these proteins:
- the recO gene encoding DNA repair protein RecO, whose product is MPVYRDEGVVLRTHKLGEADRIVTLLTRRHGKVRAVARGVRRTASKFGSRLEPFMVADLQFYEGRTLDVITQAESLGAYGAPIAADYGSYTAANVMVETADRLSESEASTPQYLLLVGALRSLSRREHGASATLDSYLLRALSIAGWAPSFADCARCGRPGPHTAVVVQVGGVVCDDDAPPGAPRLSAETIALLGALLEGDWAHADAADERLRSQASGIVAAYTQWHLERGLRSLPHVSREPEHT